In the genome of Deinococcus deserti VCD115, one region contains:
- a CDS encoding 23S rRNA (pseudouridine(1915)-N(3))-methyltransferase RlmH, with product MRLHLITVGEPKLTYARLGWEEYEKRLRRYHKLQVTRVSGRTQAQESEAVRRAAGKAPLVLLDPRGRQFSSPDLSAYLDAQAVGGVGELAFAIGGPDGHTDELRSSAHLLWGLGQLTLPHDLAMVVLVEALYRASTISAGEPYHR from the coding sequence GTGCGGCTGCACCTGATCACCGTGGGAGAACCCAAACTGACCTATGCCCGGCTGGGCTGGGAGGAATACGAAAAACGGCTGCGGCGCTACCACAAGCTGCAGGTCACCCGTGTCTCGGGCCGCACACAGGCCCAGGAAAGCGAGGCGGTACGCCGTGCGGCGGGAAAAGCGCCACTGGTGCTGCTTGATCCGCGTGGCCGGCAGTTTTCGTCCCCGGACCTGAGTGCCTACCTGGACGCGCAGGCTGTCGGCGGAGTTGGGGAGCTGGCGTTTGCCATCGGCGGCCCGGACGGGCACACCGACGAACTGCGTTCTTCCGCTCATCTGCTGTGGGGCCTGGGACAGCTGACCCTGCCGCATGACCTGGCGATGGTGGTGCTTGTGGAAGCACTTTACCGCGCGTCGACCATCAGCGCTGGAGAGCCGTACCACCGCTGA
- a CDS encoding GNAT family N-acetyltransferase: MSNSPLVFPAKPAPTEEWFRTPVLPGRFITLEALHEEHAEDLSSGADADTLRFLARGGPEDASAEAWASYITRLNALPNRVNFAVRLNDSGKVVGRISYSEIRVADRWAEIGTMLLPAAQGTAVNPESKLLMMTRAFEVLGAGRVQFKVDVRNTRSLRAMEKLGAVREGTLRQYQLLPDGRARDSVVFSVLQAEWPEVRAGLEARVAQMMRRE; encoded by the coding sequence ATGAGCAATAGCCCCCTGGTCTTCCCCGCCAAGCCCGCACCTACCGAGGAGTGGTTCCGGACGCCCGTTCTTCCTGGCCGGTTCATTACCCTGGAAGCTCTGCATGAGGAGCATGCCGAGGACCTTAGTTCTGGAGCCGACGCTGACACCCTGCGGTTTCTGGCGCGTGGTGGCCCGGAAGACGCCAGTGCCGAAGCCTGGGCCTCGTATATAACCCGCCTGAACGCTCTGCCGAACCGGGTCAATTTTGCTGTGCGCCTGAATGACAGCGGCAAGGTCGTGGGACGGATCAGCTACAGCGAGATCAGGGTGGCCGACCGCTGGGCCGAGATTGGCACCATGCTGCTGCCCGCCGCGCAGGGCACCGCCGTGAACCCGGAATCCAAACTCTTAATGATGACCCGGGCCTTTGAAGTGCTCGGCGCTGGCCGGGTGCAGTTCAAAGTAGACGTGCGCAACACGCGTAGCCTGCGTGCCATGGAAAAACTGGGGGCAGTACGTGAGGGCACGCTGCGGCAGTATCAGCTTCTCCCGGACGGACGTGCCCGCGACAGTGTGGTGTTCAGCGTGTTACAGGCCGAGTGGCCGGAGGTACGCGCGGGGCTGGAGGCCAGAGTGGCACAAATGATGAGGCGAGAATGA
- a CDS encoding phospho-N-acetylmuramoyl-pentapeptide-transferase, translated as MLMVAALLSWFLVGLFIRASKARGWGQPVRKDGPQTHLVKEGTPTAGGVAFVLAMALVFFPLYLSGHAGGERELLIMLTALAMGVVGGVDDWLKIQSRMRGHGKKELLAREKFPLQFLVALVFAWLAAPLASHELVPSLGPVMDVVLIALVMVGSVNAFNFTDGLDGLLGGVAIIVLLPLLALSPVSALLVAVLLGFLWFNAHPARVFMGDMGSHAIGAVAAGAYILYADVWLLPIAAIIPVVAVLSVMIQVISFKTRGKRIFRMSPIQHHFELSGWPETHVTIRFWVITAVATAAVWWLLGARP; from the coding sequence GTGTTGATGGTCGCAGCGCTGCTGTCGTGGTTCCTGGTGGGCTTGTTTATTCGCGCTAGCAAGGCGCGCGGCTGGGGTCAGCCTGTGCGCAAGGACGGGCCTCAGACCCATCTGGTCAAGGAGGGCACGCCCACAGCGGGCGGCGTGGCGTTCGTGCTGGCGATGGCGCTGGTGTTCTTTCCGCTGTACCTGAGTGGCCACGCAGGTGGTGAGCGCGAACTGCTGATCATGCTCACGGCGCTGGCCATGGGTGTGGTGGGCGGCGTGGACGACTGGCTGAAAATTCAGTCGCGGATGCGTGGCCACGGCAAAAAGGAACTGCTTGCGCGCGAAAAGTTCCCGCTGCAGTTTCTGGTTGCGCTGGTCTTTGCATGGTTGGCGGCGCCGCTGGCCAGTCACGAACTGGTGCCCAGCCTGGGCCCGGTGATGGACGTGGTCCTGATCGCGCTGGTGATGGTTGGCAGCGTTAATGCCTTTAACTTCACTGACGGTCTGGACGGCCTGCTGGGCGGTGTGGCGATCATCGTATTGCTGCCACTGCTGGCCCTTTCGCCGGTTTCGGCGCTGCTGGTCGCCGTGCTGCTGGGCTTTTTGTGGTTCAACGCCCATCCGGCCCGGGTGTTCATGGGAGACATGGGCTCGCACGCCATCGGTGCGGTCGCAGCCGGGGCCTACATCCTGTACGCAGACGTCTGGCTGCTGCCCATTGCCGCGATTATTCCGGTGGTTGCCGTGCTGAGCGTGATGATTCAGGTGATCTCCTTTAAGACGCGCGGCAAACGCATCTTCCGCATGAGCCCTATTCAGCATCACTTCGAGCTGAGCGGCTGGCCGGAAACCCATGTCACCATCCGGTTCTGGGTGATCACAGCGGTAGCGACAGCGGCGGTGTGGTGGCTGTTGGGCGCCCGGCCCTGA
- a CDS encoding class I SAM-dependent rRNA methyltransferase, translated as MLIPAVPDLVSLLARRAHLSAQGTTIYRGIHTTETDGVFALDVAGDAGILSLYQDLSPQEETQLASSCGEATGLAGIYLKRRPVEARHAANVAREWLSPPEPVWGESRPEVTGLEGGVPFVIRPGGDLSTGLFTDARPAREYVRATAPARVLNTFAYTCGFGLNAALGGAETIKNVDLSRRVLSWGQENYALSGLNAPDTDFLYGDVFEWLSRLHRRGDHFDLVVLDPPSFARSKAGIWRAEKDYARLVALAAAVVAPGGRVLALLNHAGVSPDAFGRMIHSGLSQTGRSGGVSARFTAGEDYPGACHLKVQVWTLDQSGV; from the coding sequence GTGCTCATCCCCGCTGTGCCTGATCTGGTCTCCCTGCTTGCCCGCCGTGCCCACCTGAGCGCTCAGGGCACGACCATCTACCGGGGCATTCACACCACTGAAACGGACGGTGTCTTTGCACTGGATGTTGCTGGGGACGCCGGGATTCTCAGTCTTTATCAGGACCTGAGCCCTCAGGAGGAAACCCAACTCGCGTCCAGTTGTGGTGAGGCGACCGGACTGGCGGGAATCTACCTCAAGCGGCGGCCGGTGGAGGCACGTCACGCAGCAAACGTGGCGCGCGAGTGGCTGTCACCCCCGGAACCGGTCTGGGGAGAATCCCGGCCCGAGGTGACCGGGCTGGAAGGCGGCGTACCCTTCGTGATCCGCCCTGGAGGGGACCTGAGCACTGGCCTGTTTACAGATGCCCGGCCAGCCCGCGAGTACGTCCGGGCGACCGCCCCAGCCCGGGTACTGAACACCTTTGCGTATACCTGCGGTTTTGGCCTGAACGCGGCGCTGGGCGGCGCTGAGACCATCAAAAACGTGGATCTGTCGCGCCGTGTCCTGAGCTGGGGTCAGGAAAACTATGCCCTGAGTGGTCTGAACGCCCCGGATACGGACTTTCTGTACGGGGACGTGTTCGAGTGGCTCTCCCGCCTCCACCGGCGCGGCGACCACTTTGACCTGGTCGTGCTGGACCCGCCGAGTTTCGCGCGCAGCAAGGCCGGCATCTGGCGGGCCGAGAAAGATTACGCACGTCTGGTTGCCCTGGCTGCCGCGGTGGTGGCTCCGGGCGGGCGGGTACTGGCCCTGCTGAATCACGCAGGAGTCAGCCCAGATGCGTTTGGACGCATGATTCACAGCGGGCTGAGTCAGACTGGCCGCTCCGGGGGCGTCTCTGCGCGCTTCACCGCCGGAGAAGATTATCCGGGTGCATGTCACCTGAAGGTTCAGGTCTGGACCCTGGACCAGTCAGGCGTCTGA
- a CDS encoding monothiol bacilliredoxin BrxC family protein — MTQATQAENQQVLVPLTTPEEVDQFLTEYPLAAVFKAGTCHKTMQGFGVLETFLQRHELPVGFIRVVDWRPASNHVAQRTGIVHHSPQFILFRDGEVQFEVNNWDITPEALRPVFDSQVPQRTGSAAIATDDNVEPYRRLMRDFVDGRLNEWAFQDQYVTMFRDDASLRSQREFELLSRLFGDPDAYHGGLHQLGAPQDRGDLRARVQALLQELG, encoded by the coding sequence ATGACGCAAGCCACCCAAGCCGAGAACCAACAGGTGCTCGTTCCACTGACCACACCCGAAGAGGTCGACCAGTTCCTGACCGAATACCCACTAGCTGCGGTCTTTAAAGCCGGGACGTGCCACAAGACCATGCAGGGCTTTGGCGTGCTGGAAACCTTCCTGCAGCGTCACGAACTGCCGGTCGGTTTCATCCGCGTGGTGGACTGGCGTCCGGCCAGCAACCATGTGGCGCAGCGCACCGGCATCGTGCACCACAGCCCGCAGTTCATCCTGTTCCGGGACGGAGAGGTTCAGTTCGAGGTGAACAACTGGGACATTACCCCCGAGGCGCTGCGTCCGGTCTTCGATTCGCAGGTCCCCCAGCGCACGGGAAGCGCCGCCATTGCCACCGATGACAATGTGGAGCCCTACCGCCGCCTGATGCGTGATTTCGTGGACGGCCGCCTCAACGAATGGGCCTTTCAGGACCAGTACGTGACGATGTTCCGCGACGACGCCAGCCTGCGCAGTCAGCGCGAGTTCGAGCTGCTCTCACGTCTCTTCGGGGATCCGGACGCCTACCATGGTGGGCTGCACCAGTTGGGCGCCCCACAGGACCGTGGAGACCTGCGCGCCCGGGTACAGGCCCTGCTTCAGGAGCTTGGCTAA
- a CDS encoding HAMP domain-containing protein: MKYTVVIRQPVPEESLPALEGQLTERFGLNPEQAKRLASRRGGRLMKPTGRARAELLLSVFESIGAQVVLEEVREETGLLSEPFQGVASRAPTSAFAMAGASGGSTAVLDDAPLAAPVRSQPEPIWASGATASSSASMAGWNEEPTSKVSAFSEASMPAATTADPFSAVATATPAAPFLPDAGSAEQVPMVTTPAAGQTTAEPQGVTPTAAPETDAWSDFTGALTISDNTPAKTVAEPAAVITALNEEPGGVSTKRRRSLAQQLTVSTLTPLLLSTGLTLGLLSLILPGLQRQLVQQNAQAVAVAVGTSLDTRNQESVNLQLDTLLSRSAVGFVRVELPDGTTYFRSRNPAVDSIMQARVAEFVRENPNSGTFQSSGSAADAYREQLKQLEDVGAGESTQAQELRAAIQDPSNSKADRTAYVTSRLGVVETEDGSRSTVTGATDSEDLLYRISVGVPNTQAATNLRNTLLLVLAVSLLALGLAAALALRAARRVVEPIERLVKVADAISMGDLTHPVQAERNDEIGDLANALERMRLSLEAAMERLRRRKRS, encoded by the coding sequence ATGAAGTACACAGTCGTCATCCGGCAGCCTGTGCCGGAAGAATCGCTGCCCGCACTTGAAGGACAGCTCACCGAACGGTTCGGACTGAACCCCGAGCAGGCCAAGCGTCTGGCTTCACGCCGCGGTGGTCGCCTGATGAAGCCCACTGGCCGCGCACGCGCTGAGTTGCTGCTCAGCGTGTTCGAAAGCATCGGCGCACAGGTGGTCCTGGAGGAGGTCCGGGAAGAAACCGGCCTGCTCAGCGAGCCATTCCAGGGCGTGGCCAGCCGGGCCCCTACTTCTGCCTTTGCCATGGCGGGTGCCTCAGGGGGCAGCACGGCTGTCCTGGACGACGCACCGCTGGCTGCTCCGGTTCGGAGCCAGCCGGAGCCTATCTGGGCGTCGGGCGCCACAGCATCCTCCAGTGCCTCGATGGCCGGATGGAACGAGGAACCGACCAGCAAGGTCAGTGCGTTTTCTGAAGCGTCCATGCCGGCAGCCACCACAGCTGATCCCTTCAGCGCTGTTGCGACGGCTACTCCTGCTGCCCCCTTCCTGCCGGACGCCGGCAGCGCCGAACAGGTGCCGATGGTCACCACGCCTGCCGCTGGCCAGACCACGGCTGAGCCACAGGGCGTTACGCCCACCGCGGCTCCTGAGACGGACGCGTGGTCTGACTTTACAGGTGCCCTGACCATTTCCGACAATACGCCGGCCAAAACTGTGGCCGAGCCCGCCGCCGTCATCACGGCCCTGAACGAGGAGCCTGGTGGCGTCAGCACCAAGCGCCGCCGCAGCCTGGCCCAGCAGCTGACAGTGAGCACCCTGACACCACTGCTGCTTTCGACCGGTCTGACCCTGGGCCTGCTCAGCCTGATTCTGCCAGGGCTGCAGCGTCAGCTGGTACAACAGAACGCACAGGCCGTGGCCGTGGCCGTGGGAACAAGCCTCGATACCCGTAACCAGGAGTCGGTGAACCTGCAGCTTGACACCCTGCTGTCCCGCTCGGCCGTAGGTTTCGTACGTGTGGAACTGCCGGACGGCACGACCTACTTCCGTAGCCGCAACCCGGCTGTGGACAGCATCATGCAGGCACGCGTGGCTGAGTTCGTGCGCGAAAACCCCAACAGCGGGACCTTCCAGTCCAGCGGCAGTGCGGCTGACGCCTACCGCGAGCAGCTCAAGCAGCTTGAAGACGTAGGCGCCGGTGAGAGTACCCAGGCCCAGGAACTGCGCGCTGCCATTCAGGACCCCTCAAACAGCAAGGCAGACCGCACCGCCTACGTCACGAGTCGTCTGGGCGTGGTTGAGACCGAGGACGGCAGCCGCTCCACAGTTACAGGCGCTACTGACAGTGAAGATCTGCTGTACCGTATCTCTGTAGGGGTGCCGAACACGCAGGCCGCGACCAACCTGCGCAACACGCTGCTGCTGGTGCTGGCCGTCTCGCTCCTGGCACTGGGTCTGGCCGCTGCGCTGGCTCTGCGCGCAGCGCGCCGCGTGGTCGAGCCGATTGAGCGTCTGGTGAAGGTTGCCGACGCCATCAGCATGGGCGACCTGACCCACCCGGTACAGGCCGAACGCAACGATGAGATCGGTGACCTGGCAAACGCTCTGGAGCGCATGCGCCTGAGCCTGGAAGCCGCCATGGAACGTCTGCGCCGCCGTAAGCGCAGCTGA
- a CDS encoding SRPBCC domain-containing protein, producing the protein MTSAASPMTSRIESGKELVLERVFKAPRGLVFEAFSKAEHLSRWWGPRGWDVSYCAVDFRPGGKWHYCMKCVDTAQGQFYGMESWGLGIYQEIEVPSRIVYTDYFSDAEANINEQMPPTLSILTFEDVEGGTKVVNRAVYASEDGLRAVMDMGMLQGITETWDRLAEHLESQQAQHA; encoded by the coding sequence ATGACCAGCGCAGCTTCTCCCATGACTTCACGAATCGAATCAGGCAAAGAACTCGTCCTTGAGCGTGTGTTCAAGGCGCCCCGTGGACTGGTCTTCGAGGCCTTTTCAAAAGCCGAACATCTCAGCAGATGGTGGGGCCCCCGGGGATGGGACGTGTCTTACTGCGCCGTGGACTTCCGTCCTGGCGGTAAATGGCATTACTGCATGAAATGCGTGGACACGGCTCAGGGTCAGTTCTATGGAATGGAATCCTGGGGTCTGGGCATCTATCAGGAGATCGAAGTGCCCTCGCGCATCGTGTATACCGATTATTTCTCGGATGCCGAAGCGAACATCAACGAACAGATGCCGCCTACTCTCTCGATCCTGACCTTCGAAGACGTCGAAGGGGGCACCAAGGTCGTGAACCGGGCGGTCTACGCTTCAGAAGATGGCTTGCGGGCGGTCATGGATATGGGCATGCTTCAGGGCATTACGGAAACGTGGGACCGCCTGGCCGAGCACCTGGAATCGCAGCAGGCCCAGCACGCCTGA
- a CDS encoding ArsR/SmtB family transcription factor, with amino-acid sequence MNVTTFSALAEPNRFQIVELLKEQPLTVGEIATRLQIRQPQASKHLRVLSDAGVVEVQAVANRRICRLRPEAFEELDSWLGPYRRLWSERFEQLDNYLQQLQHPGEESGVPDPPPQPPADPATP; translated from the coding sequence ATGAATGTCACCACCTTCAGCGCACTGGCTGAACCAAACCGATTCCAGATTGTTGAGCTGTTAAAAGAGCAGCCCCTGACCGTAGGGGAAATTGCCACACGCCTCCAGATTCGGCAGCCTCAGGCGTCCAAACATCTACGGGTTTTAAGCGATGCGGGCGTTGTCGAGGTCCAGGCGGTGGCCAACCGGCGCATCTGCCGGCTTCGTCCCGAGGCCTTTGAGGAGCTCGACAGCTGGCTCGGGCCTTATCGCCGGCTGTGGTCCGAACGGTTCGAGCAGCTTGACAACTATTTGCAGCAGCTTCAGCACCCGGGCGAGGAATCTGGCGTGCCTGATCCTCCGCCCCAACCGCCTGCTGATCCAGCCACGCCGTAA
- a CDS encoding RelA/SpoT family protein translates to MNELRALVGGRLQSDRDRIELAYEFARDAHEGVNRKSGEPYITHPVAVAVILARLGMDTESVMAGLLHDTVEDVEGVTFESIEELFGPDVRRIVEGETKVSKLSKQGSQQAEVAHTGRDMQAENLRQMLIAMTADIRIIVVKLADRLHNMRTLGSMKPEKQQRIARETMEIFAPLAHRLGIGKIKWELEDLSFQYLQPDDYAYLQSRLRTRQEERDALIQGAVKQLREALEDDLELPEWVGEIDIAGRSKHLWSIHTKMKREGKALEQIFDLLAIRVILTPKDLIVPPGTDEKRRERAEETREKRICYHTVSIVHSMWTPLPGRFKDYIAVPKPNGYQSLHTTVISQSGQPIEVQIRSRRMHEVAEYGVAAHWMYKQGAQLAARDRENWISQLKELQNEINDASDYMDAVKSDILSQRVRVFTPKGLAISLPAGSTSIDFAYHIHTRIGETTVGSRVNGSIVPLSHHLKNGDMVEIVTSKNGKPSKDWLNFAVTRSARAKIRHHFRTQEREDALKRGHDLLERYLRKRQLPVRQLMRTKLLEDATHKLVGTRNPDDLYLALHAAKTTPSAVARVLSPSLAQEQSSVPPGRRAPVPRPPEPGGVYVEGFTTNTKLSQCCNPIRGDQIMGYLTRGRGVSVHRIDCPNMIRLLKDEPERCVAASWNSGTPGNIIMDLDVIAQDRSGLLADVLSVLAAEKRSPMKLEAGVSADNTATIHLRLAMAGNSDLERLRAALLRVDGVTDLVRAGKSRNGGRARNGASA, encoded by the coding sequence ATGAACGAACTCAGGGCGCTGGTCGGGGGGCGCCTGCAGTCCGACCGCGACCGTATAGAACTGGCCTACGAATTCGCCCGTGATGCCCACGAGGGTGTCAACCGCAAGAGTGGGGAGCCCTATATCACCCACCCGGTCGCGGTTGCGGTCATTCTGGCCAGGCTAGGCATGGACACCGAAAGCGTCATGGCCGGGCTGCTGCATGACACCGTGGAGGACGTCGAGGGCGTGACCTTCGAGAGCATCGAGGAGCTGTTCGGCCCCGACGTTCGCCGCATCGTGGAAGGGGAGACCAAGGTCAGCAAGCTGTCCAAGCAGGGCAGTCAGCAGGCTGAAGTGGCCCACACCGGGCGCGACATGCAGGCCGAGAACCTGCGCCAGATGCTGATTGCCATGACGGCCGATATCCGCATCATCGTGGTCAAGCTGGCGGACCGGCTGCACAACATGCGGACCCTGGGTTCCATGAAGCCCGAAAAGCAGCAGCGTATTGCGCGGGAAACCATGGAGATCTTCGCGCCGCTGGCCCACCGGCTGGGCATCGGGAAGATCAAGTGGGAACTGGAGGACCTGAGCTTTCAGTACCTGCAGCCCGACGACTACGCCTACCTGCAGTCCCGGCTGCGCACCCGTCAGGAGGAGCGCGACGCGCTGATCCAGGGTGCAGTCAAGCAGCTGCGTGAAGCCCTGGAAGATGACCTGGAGTTGCCCGAGTGGGTCGGCGAGATCGACATTGCGGGACGCAGCAAGCACCTGTGGAGCATCCATACCAAGATGAAACGCGAGGGCAAGGCGCTGGAGCAGATTTTCGACCTGCTGGCCATCCGCGTCATCCTGACGCCCAAGGATCTGATCGTGCCGCCCGGCACCGACGAGAAGCGCCGTGAGCGGGCCGAAGAGACCCGTGAGAAGCGCATCTGCTATCACACGGTCAGCATCGTGCACAGCATGTGGACCCCCTTGCCGGGGCGCTTCAAGGACTACATCGCAGTGCCCAAACCCAACGGGTACCAGAGCCTGCACACCACCGTGATCAGTCAGAGCGGGCAGCCGATCGAGGTGCAGATCCGGTCGCGGCGCATGCATGAGGTCGCCGAGTATGGGGTGGCCGCCCACTGGATGTACAAGCAGGGCGCGCAGCTGGCCGCCCGCGACCGCGAGAACTGGATCTCGCAGCTCAAGGAACTGCAAAACGAGATCAACGATGCGTCGGATTACATGGACGCCGTAAAGTCCGACATCCTGTCGCAGCGTGTGCGGGTCTTTACGCCCAAGGGTCTGGCCATCAGCCTGCCTGCCGGCAGTACCAGCATCGACTTCGCGTACCACATCCACACCCGCATCGGGGAAACCACTGTCGGGTCGCGCGTCAACGGCAGCATCGTGCCGCTTTCGCACCACCTGAAAAACGGTGACATGGTCGAGATCGTGACCAGCAAGAACGGCAAGCCCAGCAAGGACTGGCTGAACTTTGCCGTCACCCGCTCGGCGAGGGCCAAGATCCGTCACCATTTCCGGACTCAGGAGCGCGAGGATGCCCTGAAGCGCGGTCACGATCTGCTGGAGCGGTACCTGCGCAAGCGGCAGCTGCCGGTTCGCCAGCTGATGCGTACCAAACTGCTGGAAGATGCCACCCACAAGCTGGTGGGTACGCGCAATCCCGACGACCTGTATCTGGCGCTGCACGCGGCCAAAACCACGCCCAGTGCCGTGGCCCGCGTCCTGTCTCCCAGCCTGGCGCAGGAGCAGTCCTCTGTGCCTCCGGGCCGGCGAGCTCCGGTGCCGCGCCCCCCGGAGCCGGGTGGAGTGTATGTGGAGGGCTTTACCACCAACACCAAGCTCAGCCAGTGCTGCAATCCCATCCGCGGCGATCAGATCATGGGCTACCTGACACGCGGGCGTGGGGTCAGCGTGCACCGTATCGACTGCCCTAACATGATCCGGCTGCTCAAGGACGAACCCGAGCGTTGTGTGGCGGCGTCATGGAACAGCGGAACGCCGGGCAACATCATCATGGACCTGGACGTCATCGCGCAGGACCGCAGCGGTCTGCTGGCCGATGTGCTGAGTGTGCTGGCGGCCGAGAAACGCAGCCCGATGAAGCTGGAGGCCGGGGTATCCGCAGACAATACCGCGACCATCCATTTGCGGCTGGCCATGGCGGGCAACTCAGACCTGGAACGTCTGCGCGCCGCCCTGTTGCGGGTTGACGGTGTCACGGATCTGGTGCGGGCGGGCAAGAGCCGTAACGGTGGGCGCGCGCGCAACGGAGCCAGTGCGTGA
- a CDS encoding ABC transporter ATP-binding protein yields the protein MTPHTQGQELVIENLAAGYGKVQVLWDVSVRVGPGEFVAMIGANGAGKTSTLRAVSGVLRPSGGRIGLGGQDITRATPSQIVGMGLAHVPEGRELFALMTVRENLELGAAMRPEARTAQAETLERVYTLFPRLRERAGQLAGTLSGGEQQMVAVGRALMAKPSVLVVDEPSLGLSPLMTQTVFGALKAVNAEGVSVLLVEQNVGLSLKLASRAYVLENGQVVNQGTSAALLADPSVREAYLAL from the coding sequence ATGACACCACACACGCAGGGCCAGGAACTGGTCATCGAGAATCTTGCGGCAGGCTACGGCAAGGTGCAGGTGTTGTGGGACGTCAGCGTCCGGGTCGGTCCGGGCGAGTTCGTGGCCATGATCGGGGCCAACGGTGCAGGCAAGACCAGCACACTGCGCGCTGTCAGCGGCGTGCTCCGGCCGTCCGGCGGGCGCATTGGGCTGGGAGGACAGGACATCACGCGCGCCACGCCCTCGCAGATCGTGGGGATGGGCCTGGCCCACGTGCCGGAAGGACGTGAACTGTTTGCCCTGATGACGGTGCGCGAGAACCTGGAGCTCGGCGCGGCCATGCGTCCTGAGGCCCGTACCGCGCAGGCCGAGACGTTAGAGCGGGTTTACACCCTGTTCCCGCGTCTGCGCGAGCGTGCTGGTCAGCTGGCCGGCACCCTGTCGGGCGGCGAGCAGCAGATGGTCGCGGTCGGGCGCGCGCTGATGGCCAAGCCCAGTGTGCTGGTGGTGGACGAGCCCAGCCTGGGTCTGTCCCCGCTGATGACCCAGACCGTGTTTGGTGCCCTCAAAGCTGTCAATGCTGAGGGCGTGAGCGTACTGCTGGTGGAGCAGAATGTGGGTCTGAGCCTGAAACTGGCCAGCCGTGCCTACGTGCTTGAAAACGGCCAGGTGGTGAATCAGGGAACCAGCGCTGCCCTGCTGGCTGATCCAAGTGTGCGCGAGGCGTATCTGGCTTTGTGA
- a CDS encoding ABC transporter ATP-binding protein, with translation MTAVMPARTTPDQGNVVLRAQGLSKRFGGLLAVQNVSFTQYAGEILAVIGPNGAGKTTLLNLLSGVYRPTSGQLWLLGNDVTGHAMEARCHAGLGRAFQIVRPFPEMTVHENVTVGALFGKRGMNLPQARERAYDLLERTGLAAHADKAAHELTLLQDKRLEVARALATQPQVLLLDEVMAGLRPAEAQEAVALVRSVQESGVSVLFIEHIMPVVRDLADRVVVMDQGQVIAEGTYREVTANPQVVSAYLGTETELHA, from the coding sequence GTGACCGCCGTCATGCCTGCTCGCACCACACCGGACCAGGGCAACGTCGTGTTGCGCGCCCAGGGCCTGAGCAAACGCTTCGGCGGCCTGCTGGCTGTGCAGAACGTGTCGTTCACCCAGTACGCCGGTGAGATCCTCGCCGTGATCGGTCCGAACGGCGCCGGGAAAACCACGCTGCTCAACCTGCTCTCAGGGGTCTACCGGCCTACCAGTGGGCAGCTGTGGCTGCTGGGCAACGACGTCACCGGGCACGCCATGGAAGCGCGCTGTCACGCCGGGCTGGGCCGCGCCTTTCAGATCGTGCGTCCTTTTCCGGAAATGACCGTGCATGAAAACGTGACCGTGGGCGCGCTGTTCGGCAAGCGCGGCATGAACCTGCCTCAGGCCCGGGAGCGTGCCTACGATCTGCTGGAACGCACGGGACTGGCCGCCCACGCCGACAAGGCGGCCCATGAACTGACCCTGCTGCAGGACAAGCGTCTGGAAGTGGCGCGTGCACTGGCCACCCAGCCGCAGGTGCTGCTATTGGACGAGGTAATGGCCGGACTGCGCCCCGCCGAGGCCCAGGAAGCAGTCGCGCTGGTACGCAGCGTGCAGGAAAGTGGAGTCAGCGTGCTGTTTATCGAACACATCATGCCGGTTGTGCGGGATCTGGCCGACCGCGTGGTGGTCATGGACCAGGGACAGGTGATCGCTGAGGGCACCTACCGCGAGGTCACCGCCAACCCCCAGGTGGTCAGCGCTTACCTGGGCACCGAGACGGAGTTGCACGCATGA